One part of the bacterium genome encodes these proteins:
- a CDS encoding 4Fe-4S binding protein, producing the protein MIKKRVVLTFPHEIVSQPVVYHLVKDYNLMINILRARVTPQEQGRLVVEISGRKKELETGMNYLAELNIDIQPLAQDIKWHESKCVHCTACIPHCPTNAIFLNRDTMKVSFDKQKCIACELCIPACPYQAIEIVI; encoded by the coding sequence ATGATTAAGAAAAGGGTTGTTTTAACTTTCCCACACGAAATAGTCAGCCAGCCGGTCGTATATCATCTTGTCAAGGATTACAATTTGATGATAAACATACTCAGAGCCAGAGTTACTCCACAGGAGCAGGGGAGATTAGTAGTAGAAATAAGCGGCAGGAAAAAAGAGCTGGAAACCGGCATGAATTATCTGGCTGAGTTAAATATAGATATTCAGCCGCTTGCACAGGACATTAAATGGCACGAAAGCAAATGTGTCCACTGCACTGCTTGCATACCGCATTGTCCTACAAATGCTATATTCTTAAACAGAGATACAATGAAAGTATCATTTGATAAGCAAAAGTGTATAGCGTGTGAACTTTGTATTCCTGCCTGCCCATATCAAGCAATTGAAATCGTAATTTAA